One Nicotiana tomentosiformis chromosome 4, ASM39032v3, whole genome shotgun sequence genomic window carries:
- the LOC104086466 gene encoding uncharacterized protein: MASSPEENRRRPIDDDDDDETEPDEDVDYEEIVEEDEDEDEEEEVQPKPVTEESRMRSDRVKMESLFRRLSSERVPLRVHDVIIKGNTKTKESLIEAEVEALKNATTVQELLKAASIANARLQQFDIFDSVNITLDSGPPELPGTTNVVVEVVESENPLTGSVGVFSKPEARAWSLEGSLKLKNLLGYGDIWDGSLAYGWDLTSEVSAGVCLPRFKRLITPVTARLSLLSQDWLKFSSYKERALGLSLGLLSSRRHDLAYSLSWRALTDPSQMSSRAVRRQLGHSLISALKYTFKIDRRNSPLRPTRGYAFLSSSQIGGLLPDHRGLRFLRQELDFRYALPLGFYNAALNIGISAGVTVPWGSGSLSLPTFLPEKFFLGGNSSPVCALGGPSSLLGFKTRGLGPAEPRRQVVENSSDESYDAASAMDFVGGDLAVTAFADLSFDLPLRVLREAGIHGHAFACTGSLNKLTENAYKDLSLQKFHESFRASAGFGVIVPTKLFRMEVNYCYILKQQEHDRGKTGVQFNFSSSF; encoded by the exons ATGGCTTCCTCACCCGAAGAAAATCGCCGACGGCCGatcgacgacgacgacgacgacgagaCCGAACCCGACGAAGACGTCGATTACGAAGAAATCGTGGAAGAAGacgaagatgaagatgaagaagaagaagtacaGCCCAAGCCAGTTACCGAAGAATCTCGAATGCGTTCCGATAGGGTTAAAATGGAGAGTTTATTCCGGCGGCTATCGTCAGAGCGAGTACCTTTACGAGTCCACGATGTGATTATTAAAGGCAATACTAAGACTAAAGAATCACTCATCGAAGCTGAGGTAGAAGCCCTAAAAAATGCCACAACTGTTCAGGAGCTGCTTAAGGCGGCTAGTATTGCTAATGCGAGACTTCAACAGTTCGATATTTTCGATTCCGTTAATATTACTCTTGATTCCGGCCCACCGGAGCTGCCTGGGACTACTAATGTGGTTGTTGAGGTTGTGGAAAGTGAAAATCCACTTACCGGAAGTGTTGGAGTTTTTTCCAAGCCTGAG GCTAGAGCTTGGTCGCTTGAAGGTTCATTGAAGCTGAAAAACTTGTTAGGTTATGGGGATATATGGGATGGGTCTTTGGCTTATGGCTGGGACCTGACTTCAGAGGTTAGTGCTGGTGTGTGTCTACCCAGATTCAAAAGATTGATCACCCCTGTGACAGCTCGATTATCTCTTCTTTCTCAAGATTGGCTGAAGTTCTCCTCTTACAAAGAACGAGCTTTGGGACTTTCTCTTGGCCTACTGTCATCCAGAAGGCATGATTTGGCATACAGTCTCTCTTGGCGAGCCTTGACTGACCCATCACAAATGTCATCGAGAGCAGTGAGGAGACAGCTTGGACATAGTTTAATTTCAGCTCTAAAGTATACATTTAAAATTGATAGGAGAAACTCTCCTCTGAGACCAACCCGAGGATATGCCTTTCTTTCGTCTTCTCAAATTGGTGGCCTCCTACCAGATCACCGGGGGTTACGCTTTCTCCGTCAG GAGTTGGACTTCCGCTATGCTTTACCTCTGGGATTTTATAATGCTGCTCTCAACATTGGAATTTCTGCTGGTGTAACTGTCCCATGGGGGAGTGGGTCCTTAAGTCTGCCTACCTTTTTACCTGAGAAATTTTTTCTGGGTGGTAATTCCTCTCCAGTTTGTGCACTTGGGGGGCCATCATCTTTATTGGGCTTCAAGACCAGGGGATTGGGACCTGCTGAACCTAGAAGGCAAGTTGTAGAGAATTCCAGTGATGAGAGCTATGATGCAGCTTCTGCAATGGATTTTGTGGGAGGAGATCTCGCTGTTACTGCTTTTGCGGACCTTTCTTTTGATCTACCATTGCGGGTATTGAGAGAAGCTGGGATTCATGGCCATGCTTTTGCTTGTACCGGAAGCCTGAacaaattaacagaaaatgcgtATAAAGATTTGTCTTTACAGAAATTCCATGAATCATTCCGAGCTTCAGCTGGATTTGGTGTCATTGTACCGACCAAGCTCTTCCGAATGGAG GTTAATTACTGCTACATACTGAAGCAGCAAGAGCATGACCGAGGGAAGACTGGTGTGCAGTTCAACTTCTCCTCATCTTTCTAG